The Anopheles moucheti chromosome 3, idAnoMoucSN_F20_07, whole genome shotgun sequence genome contains the following window.
AAAGATTCCACGATAGAATGGTATACGCTTAGGTTCGTGTTATCTGAgcggtggcaaaaaaaaatctggatGAGTTCTGACactttttcactttcaataTTGAGCTCATTGagtttgaagaaaaataaaactgttgtATAAAAGCTGATAAGAACCGCAAAAGTTATGCAAAATGTACTAGTGGTAGTGGTAGTGGATACTGTGCTGACGAACATTCTTTCCATCAATTACCCACAACTTATTGCTTAAACATTCTCAAATGATAAAAAGGATTTCAATACGCCATTAGATCACAAATTCAAACAATGGATATCATTTCCATCGCTAACAGCCGCTTCTTTTCATGATtacgaaaaacagaaaacttttGACTCATCAACTGTTCACGATAGATTCAGAGCAAGATGGCTGGACAAACTGCACACACTAGTATCGGATTGGGCAATCTTAAATCTCAGAAATTACTTCCGGTCCTTCATTGCCAAATTGGCGTAATGACAGCGATTTCGAATAAAGGCTGTCACTTAGGCAACGGTTGAGTTGACGGTTGGGCCAGCATAAGTGTTATGTCAAGCAATCCACTCAATGGTTTCAATCGAACGCCCTGCCGATCCCTTTCAGCGGTCAAACACTAACCTACTAAATGGAATCAATTTTCTCTACAAACACAAACAGTTGGGCTTGATTGTTGATAAAGATAGGCGAACGATTACGGGTTTCCGTATTGATTGATATCAAGGCTTTTATTGATGAAACTAATCGAAATCCCCTTTCGTAAGGCCGTCTCTCTTCGGTCAAACTTTAAACACACTTGTGTCAATGTTCATATTAAAAAGCACTAGAAATTAAACGATAATATGATGGATAACATATTACATTATCAATAATATTACAATATTATGTCTACATATACAAGCATAATCGTTCTGGGCCTATCAAGCAGGCTGATTTACTAcgagtaataaaaaaaagtgaatATCTCTTCGATTTCCCGTAAATAGAACTTTTCACAAACAGACGCAATTTAAAGTTactttgttaatttattagcTTTAAGCGGGTTTGCTGTCACCCCAAAATGTGGGTGACGCAGGCCTAATGCGTTGGAAGACGTCACCCGAAATTGGGTGACATGGCAGTCAAGGTGTTAAAGGGTTTGAAGTTTTTAACAGTTAATCCTATTGCTTGTTCTTGTAGACCTTGTTTTTATCTTTCATATCAAATTATTTGCTCACAGATTTCCCATTCTCACAATTTACTCCTTGCTTTATTAACTGTCTAACAGCTTTTTTCCAGTTCTGTAAGTCAAAATTTCTGTgactttcatttattttaaagcaGAACATGTGTGTCGTATCGCTTTCAACCTCATTCATGTTCCAATCGTACCGTAATACATGATGCCCAAATCAACTCACTCGATTATCCAGCCCGGCACCAAATTCAATCTGACGGCAACATCATCTAATAATCTTTCAGAACAAAGCCAATCGATCGTCAAACATACTCAGCAAGCAACGAAGTGGACGAATGACTTGTAagttgtttggtttgattgTCCACGGATCAGGGACCCTTATTGCTCGAGCGAGTGATCCTTAGCCATTTAAACTACGCTTGGCAAACAATGGGCCCGTCCCCAGTCTCCAGTGCTTCAGCATCTTTATCACTTTGGCTAACAGTGAACCCAAAGATATGGCTGCGATGACAAGAATCGCCGAGATAACCGTCGAACGAAAGaggccaacaacaacaacaaaaaaacacattacccTGTTCTTGCTACACTGCTGCCCATACCATCTATCTGTCGGCAGAGACAAACGCGCCCGTTGCTTGTGCAATTTCGGTTAAACGAAAGAGCGTGAAAAAAGGCGACAAATTGGAAATGCATTGGAGCTTTCATCGCCTTTCGCTAAATCCTTTCCGTTCGGGTCAACGGCAAAGCGAACGGACCTGTGGTGCTAAAGGACCGGCGCGAACGAGCCCATCAGTGAGACGACGCCAAGGCGCCAAAGCGGTTCGTGTTCAAACACCGACCGAAAACACCCGTTCGAACGAATCGAATAGATCTTCAGCCCATTCAATCTAATAGcgaaagacaaacaaacatgcaCCAATTCCATCAGATTGAGGAAACTGTCGTACCGCTTACCACGTGCGGATTTGCATCGTATCGTCGCTGTAGGTTCAACGAAGGAACAGTGCTTATCATACCTTAatgtgaaattgatttttttttgttgcccaaATGGTAAAGCAATGGGAAGCATGAATGTACATGGATGGCAAAACAGGCCGTGGAAGAGCTGACGCATTGTGAAACATCAATagttggaaggaaaattgaatGCGATTAAATTCGGCCAGATAGCCGTGATAATCGAAATAAGGAATTGCTCTTAATATCCTTTTCGGTTGTGATAATCCTGCTGGTTGAATTGAAAAGGGAATCATTAACAGTTGACTGtcaggaaaagaaaacgctGACTCTGTTTAGGAATTGTGTCCAATTAATTCTACGTATTATTATTAGTGATGGGAATTTCGTTCCGAACCCTTTTAGGTTCATTACGTTCCTTTTGTGGGAGATTTTTTTCAAACCTGCTCAGCcgtcaaatttaaaaaacctGCGAATCTCCGTATTCTCGAATcccggggactgcctgtattattATTAGTGATGGGAAAGTCCCAATTTTTCGGAACAGAACGGAACCAAGTTCTTTTCTTCAAGGAACCTAGAAGGTTCATTGATCCTACTTTCacgagaaaattaaaataatcctGCATGATATGATTTTTATATATTCGTTACCATGATTAAACTTATTAATATGATTCATTGACAGTATTTGGATTGCAAACAGTGCTGAATGTAAATTTGTTACTATGAATTTTTCACAACTATCaacgatattttttattagaGATTCGATAAAACgataaccaacaaaaaaaaggcatacaCATTTgtcatgtattttttttaaccacCGCATTTGGCCAGCAGTACAAAAAGATAAACAATTAAAGGAGTAATAGTCACCCCAGCCCGAGAGAGACCAGCAAGCACAAACATAAATCCGAGTTACTTTTCAGGATTTCTCTTTTTTCAAGCCAGACAATGAAAATCATCATGTCGAGTCATTAATGTGCAACATTGCGCGAGATTTCGGCTTTTTGTTGACGCTTTACGCATTCAGGCGCGCTGTCGTGCCGCTGTCGATTTGGCATAAATACTTTGTGTTCGAGCATTATTTATGGAGCGAATGTTTTGGATTAAATTTgtgttaatttattaattcCTCGGGCAGAAATGGGGCGTCGGTGGGGCAGCTCGTTGATGCAGTGACAAAAATTGACTTTCGCCCGTAGCGTAAACGGAGGCAAACTGACCTTACCCCCTGGTCCCGATCGTACCCTTGATGCAGGCGTACGGTGGCGGAATAATACACGAGGATGgcaattttaaaaaaagtggCTCCAAAGCACCAAatgaaagacaaaaaaagagGTAACATCAGCTTTATCCGCTTGAACCAACCTCAACCAATGAAACGCACGAAAAGCGATATTCGTGGGatatataaaatgaaaaacccAAAATCATGTCTGACGAACAAGCGATAAAAAGTGATGCAGCAGAACAGGCAACAATGGACGCTCCTGCACACAAATATTTCTCGTTCGGCGACCAATactcaaaaaaaatcacaaatgtgaaaaacaaaatacactcATTCATAAAATGTATAAATCACACAGACCCACAGAATCCGAACCCCGAGTCCCGTGTggtgagcaaaacaaaaaaacagaaaagaatcACTGCAAAGTGTGTAAATACGGCAGATTATTGAACAGCATCATTTACACAGCGTGTTGCGGTGCGACATGCGGGAGCCTGGATTGATGCGCGAATGCCTGCTGGCCCACGGTGGCTCTCGACTCGACTAAAATCGGATATAAATAACTAtggcaaacagcaacaaaaaaatgaaaccacccacccacactcAACCCACAAACGCTCCCTCCCTACGGGCACGGTGCGTAACACTTCATCAAAAGACACGAACAAGTGATTATGGGCCAGCTAGCCAGCGGATCGCCCGGGTCAACGGGGTTCGCAACACTAGTGGGGATGATTTATGGGGACAAGATTAACCGAACCGGAGTCACACACCGGAGTTATCATCTGCAAAATGCAGGCAAGAGTGATTTTTACAACTCCGCCAATCATTCCGTCATTTGCCAATCGGAtagcttttttgtgtgttgatagAACACGCAACGGAATATTTTTGGAGAACAATCCAATGAAACTTCACTATTGCACTATTGCATGTGTGTGTTCACTATTGGGACTTACTTCGAGCAGGAAATGATCATGTTCAGAAAGCTCGTGCAGGCTGGATACAGCTGAACTGATCATACATATAACTTCTACATTCTTTATTCTGCAAATCTGCTTCTGGTCACACGAAAAcagatttaaaatttaacatattagttagtttatagcacacaATCTAAGCAAAACGGTGAAacattggtcgaaaataccttacTTTCTCTTATGGTTttctcattattttatttaaatgtattcTTTAAACAAGTCATACCATTGAATTAAGTTCAGAGAAAGAAGTCTGCTCTGTGCCTTCGAAgtacaaacgaaattgcaccaggatttaaCTTTcccggaaattcgagatacgcggattttttccgggttatagcggtccgctataatagcgtacaGTGTAGGATCAATCTCCTTGGAGGGGGgagcccataattttgctacggcatgatcggtgttagggaggtgtacttcaaacatgatttaacaacaccagcaaagtctcggaaagaaaactcccttgcgtacacctcagagttctgttgcgtagccctgtaaccgggccgctaagctagtctctatatataaacgtttgtatgtgctaaggagaaccataacgccactacttggatcacattttctacgatttacgtacatttacgattcctgattagtccaacgccttctacgatttttcgcccaaggtacagtttccaatcggtttactttacggtaacaatcagagaaatttcttagaaacctgtttcgctcatgttgatgttttggaCATGTTttaggagagcatgtttttcaagagggacacctgcagtgtggaataaatttgcccatcactattgcattgcatactatcaaatccgtgagagcgatcgctagtgtaaggaagatggatgaaacggaaagcatccttcattttgctcaaacttcccgtcagctggtacgaaattccatacaaaccagctgttttcagattaccgataccaggaaagcattcacggaagaggtagcacctggtacagcaattttggtcgaaaaccgccgaaaggtatgcaatatttaaacactaactttcccgttggtcgtgaaaaatttcttcgaaaactaccagtttccgaatgtatagtaccaggagagcatccacggaagaggtagctcctggtactgcatACTActggaaggtatgcaatgttttttttttgggaaacaaCTATCGAAAGCTGCTACGATCATGTGATTTTTCTTGTAAATCTACTTTGTCAAAGAGTACAATTGTGCGCGGCTACAGaatagtggtttttcgcaatTCACAAGCTGATTTtatcacttgacaaatttgtcagcaatTTGttaactctcgtggccctgcacctattaAGAAGAATTGCGTTCTATTCTAAGCCCATTACGCCGAATAAGATCACCGGAGGAGAAGGTATAGCTGAATAGATTTAAATGGAAGTCCGACAATATACCACGGATGTGGCGGATAGATATAACTTCAAACGACCCGTAAACAGAGACACTTCCTCGGTAATTATGACGCTACAACTGAGAGCAACAGATTTTCAAAACTACTCAATTTTTCTCTTATGTCTTTGCTGcagtttgttctttgctagATGTCTGAAGAGTTTCAATTAATGTGAAATTTAAGAAACAAGGAATAAGAACATTTAACGACACTTTAGGTTCGACGTCATTTGAAATAAGTCAAtcacaaattattattcttCCTATACAACTATTCTTGATCTGTGTCTTTGGATAGGATTTTAAAATAAGGCTAGATCATAAAACGACTTCCGCCCAAGGAGAGCCCTCAAACGATCAACTCCACACCTCACTTCGGTGTCTGGGTCTCTATTTCATTTGTCAGCCCGCCAGTAACCATTTATCTCAGCAATTGCTAATGCTGCGTGGATATAGCCACGCGGTACTATTCCTACAGGATCTTACCCATCAGCTACGGGCAGCTTGTGCCGAAATTGTACGCCATCTGTTAGGGAACGGCAAACATTAGGCTTGAATATGAATAAGCGGTCGGAATTTCCATAAGCGTAAGCATCTCGTGCATCCTGCGGTGTGGTTACTGTATCTGACGGTCTCGCTGAACGATACCGTCGGCTGTTGCTCTTCAACTAGCTCcagcaatcatcatcatcatcatcatcataaacaTTGGCCTCGTTGTGCGATGGTAAATAAAAATGGTACGGCCAGCGTTACGCCTTCCTCGTGTGCCGAAGGTTCTAACTGCACGTAATGCCTTCCCGGCGTACCCACTATACGGAGCCGCAAATTCTGATTTCATCAGAATTCTAAGTACATTTGGAATGAAttagataaaaaaatagataaattgACACCTAAGCACACGCATACGTCATCCGCGACAGCCGAACAAAAATCGTCGCTAACCCCCAGTTTAGCTTCATCGTTTACCGGGTCGTGGTAAAGATTGTCTTGAGAGTCATGAATATTTAACACAAAATTGTCACATGCGTATCGCACGGTATCTTGTGCTGCTCTGTAGAGCAATGCCGCAAAATGACACAATTTCACAATAATTCTCAAGGATGCGCTCTAATCTATGGTTTTTAATCAATAAAAGTCTACAATATGTTAGTACAAGCTCACAAACATGCAATGAtccattcaatttaaaataaatctataCGTCTCACTTGAtgtgtagtatttttttaaatgtagaTTATAATAATAGAACTCATACCTCTCAGTAATTACAACGCAACTCGTCTTACTGAAGACGCATTGAAACGAGTGAACGTAGTTATTATTTTGTGTCCATATTTTCCATCTACATTTGCAATTGCTTGTGTACTGCTCAAAAGCATCACAATTGCGTACCTGTCAATGCATCAATGCCAATACCTAACCAAAAGCGGTGGAATACTGAGCAGAAAACTTCAAACACGTTTGCATAATACAATCAGCAATTTTCGAACTGAACTCCCGTTTCGCACAcatattttcctttcgcttgcCTAGCCATCCACCGTCATCCAGCGGTGTAAGCGGAGTAAAAAGTAACGAGGATCACTCATTTTTTCAGGGAAAAAAGAGGGGAAAATGCCACAAATTAGCATAACAAGTCACAGCCAGCCAAAGCATCGCACGAGCCACCGACAACCAATCTACCCCGTTTTGTGTTCGTCGGTggctcgtgttttttttttcctttggaaAAATCGCAACTTGGCTGGAAAGTTGCCCCGCTACGTGTCGATCGACAGATGAAGAAGCTTCTCAAGAAAGATCCATGGGACGCGAAATGATTCACGCAACCAATCAAAATGTTAATCCTTCGCACCAAGCAGCGGATAGCGGCGGTGTTCGGTTTGCGAAGATTTTAGCGTGTCGAGGGGTCGTCCTGATGCATACAAATAGCACGAACTGTGGCTGGTTTTACTGATGACGTCAACATGTGTTAATGGTGTTGCCAAACGTGGGGCGACATCCATTGCCGTTTGCTAAAATGGGGATTTCTTAGAAGGTAAATGGGAAGCTAACTCGTGCAAGGTAACTGACATTTGATTGAAAAGTGTTCCAAACATAGTATCATCTAGTATATAActcgttttctttttaatttgttgTACTGTCTTAATGAATATTGCTTagaaaaatcaaataacagttcgaaattgttcattttatcaatgaaatattcaaattcattATTAAGAATGCATTCATTAACGGCGGGAGGCTTTCAAATTGTCGTTTTCTACGATTTAATGATTCCAATTCCTAAGTGATACTGTGTTGAATTGGCAACTTTACCCTGCAGTCGATTTGCTAGCAACACAATCATTGATCACGAAATCATTAATTGGGTTATGGTAAAGGGTCGACCTAGCTAAGAACTACCGACTACGAAAGAAGTCGCGTATTTCGTgaagtaaaagagtatttcaTGCAACAAGTTTCAACCATAATTCGTTCCAACGATGCTATCGAGTGAAGGCATCTATAGCTGGAGTTTCGATAATATATTGGGAGGACGATGGCCCCTTGCGAATTTTCATGAGCTCAATGGAAGACATCTTATCAAAGGAAGACATATTGCTTTGGGTACGATCTGGTGGTTTATTGGCGGCGGCACAGATCCCTGTAGGGCAAAACCGAGAAATCCAAGCCGGTTCGTTACCTCGTAggtaggactgactatccggctacgtggtaaaataagtctagccatccagaaatggtaggcattACCAAGTAAGTCGTTTACGCAAAGCAGAAGAAGGATTTAAGAATTAAGATGCTTTATAGTTAGTTCGTTCCAAGCAAGAATTATTGAcgtattgtttattattgttttttaatggCTAGATGTTTTGTCCATCGTAACCATGTATATCATATCTATCGTCCTTCGAATGCtttcaaaaaagaaaaggcatTCCTGGACCCTTCAGCATTGCGTCGTTTCCTCATGTCTGACTCTCTATCTAAcgtgtgaaatttaattaacacgttcagcgccgTGTCAAAAACGTCCAAGGCGATTTCCATAGAGCATCACCCAATTTTGAATGATGCGacgctgaacgtgttaaacATCTCACTCGTATATCGTTATGCTATATCGTACACCATCGTGCAAATAACCAACCgtatttttacatatttatttCCAGTGCAGTTTTATTGAAGTTTAAATGCTGGTATAATTTCAGTTCAGTGTTTTATGGAACATTTATAGCAACCCGTTTGACAATGGATCCGTTTATATTGTCACGttgattttttcatatttcatcTGACAGCTGTGCCGTTCAAAAGGAAGCTACgcgcttttttcttctcaaaagagGTACTTCCTCCCAAACTCGGTAAGTTAAAGCAAGCGAAGATATTTATTACAACGATTCCCGTTTGCATCTGTCGCAGCATCTATTGCACAACTTATTCTAATTCGAGGCGTCACGCTGTTATCTCGAGAAGCTTTTCAAAATGGCATCTGCGCGAGCGTTTGCAATTTTTAACGAGAATAAGGCCAACGAAAATCAAATCGCGGGAAGTAAGTGTTTCAATTTAGCATACCTCGCCAACGGTGTCCTATACGGCATTACACGAATCTTCCTTTTTCACAGAAAATATTCAATCGCTAAAAGGAAGCGAACCGCGATCCTCGTCCGCTGTTGCGCTGAAAGATCTAACCAATAAAAATAAGACACACCGTACCATTGTGCACCAGGATGGCAAAGGGAAAGGCAGCCataagcaggaaaaaaagatcaaaTCAGCCACGAGTAGCATTTTGCATACAATAGGGCTAGACAAGGAAAAAGCTGCACCTCGCAAACCGTCCCGCAGTTCCTATGATGTGTTCTCTCCCCAACATGCTGAATACGCCTGGGGGCAAGCGGCCTGCCTGCCGGATGATCTCCTGGAACGGATGATCGATTGCAATGGAGTACCGTATGAGGTCAAACGTAAGCCATTGTCCATGGTCCGTCCGGATCTGCGCGATCTACCGGACCTGGATGTTTACCCGCCTGCGGTGCATGAGTTCATGAAGGAGCAAACCCTAAAACCGTTGGATCTACCTGATTTGCCACTAGCGGAGATTCCGCCatttgatttaatattttagaCAGTATCAGTTTTATTATGTGCGAGTGTAtgttgtaaaaaataatgtaaatcgaaattgtttgtttaattgtgTTTTGTAGACGAATAAGGATGTTCAACATTGTAAATGCAAAAAAGGTCATATATTAAGAATAGTCCAACATGAACTGAACTGATGTGAATAAAGGCCAAATGAACTAGCATGCGATAATGAACGGTTTCTCTTTACTTTCTCCTAACAATTgcgcaaaagcaaaagaaataaactgGAACTCGCTTGTCCGGTAGTATAGCGAACACATTATTGCGCACATGAGGTGAACGTTTATTCGTAGAATATATATATTTGGCTTAAATATTTGACTTATTTACGCGAGATCGTTGGCACTACTTAACTAACCGGCTGTCCTACAGCAGTGCGTCCTTCGTGGAACGTAGGTTACGTTGAAATTGCTTTATGTACTTATACTCCTCACACCGATCGCAAATGATCGTCCCGTTCGAGATCAACTCGTGGACGGTCTTGTCGTGGCAAACGATGTGCACCAGCTTCAGGTTGCTGAGTGTAAACAACTCGAGAAAGTACGTTATCACAGACAATGTTTTGCCCTTACGGCGATGCAGCTTGCAGATCGCGCCACCTTCCCGCGACACCATGCGTTCCACGTTGTCCAGTATCGAGGGCAACACGGTTCGGCTGATCTCTATCTGATGGTCCAGATTCCACACCTGGAACAGGATCAAATTTTCCCGACTAGCGTACGGATTGATACGATGGCTAACGTACCGGCACCGTTCATCCTTCCACACGCCCATACATCGAAAGTCTCCAAGTTCACTGCAAAGTGCCACATTGTACGGATCTATTCGGCAGTTGGGTCCGAGCGAGTTCTGCACCAGCAACTTCAAACGTTTCGGTGGAATCCGTTGTGCGTCCGGTTCATCGGTATTATCCGGCTTCAGTTCTAGCCGCCGCTGACAGCTACGATCAAACATGCAGCTAAAATAGTCAAATCCCACCAGCAGCTGCCGGAACAGTTCGAGCATTTCATCAATTAGCTCTCGTGCCATCGGGCTGGCACGGTACATGGAGCATTTGGTGAGCTCATCCTTCGTTTTGTAAAAATATCCACGAATCCGGTCCTGTCCTCGTCGCTTCATAACTTCCTCCTTTGTCTTCACAGCACGATCGTCAATACCTCCAGAGGAAAATCGAAAGCATATGGAATAGTGAAGAATTGTGGATTTCGAACGTTTCAACAATATCGCTACTCGCTTACCTACAAACCACTCTGCATGCTCTGTTCGGGCGCTACGTTGAATCAGATCATCCCGGCCACGCTGGGCGTTGTAAAGAATTTTCGAAATTTCCGGCTGATTATTGCTCACGAATTGTTGTGCTAGTTCGCCCGCATGCAACAGATCGGTGTGGGCCGATTTAATCGCGTTGTACATCAGCTCAAAATCTGTAATTCGACATAAATGAACTGATCCGGTCATTGCGCTTAGCATAGATTGGATATTACACAAATTATACCGGTTTTCACGATCGTATTCTTGCTCGCTACGATGAACAGTACCTGAGCCGGTAATGTCCGAAAATATTCCTCATCGGTCACCTCGACCCCGTCCTGGGCAAGATATACACGGCATTCCGAAATCTTTAAGacaagaaattaaaataatacattttacTTAGATTTAAGAATTACACCGAACCCCCAAGAATGTCAGGCAAGATTTACTTCCAATATGACCTTGACACATTAGCTATTTACGTACCGAGTTTTACCGTGCCATCTTAGTCCCATCAAGGACAATTATCATTCCCGGATATGGTACTGGTGACTATAAAAAAGCATTGACCTTACAGCTTATGCATCGACAGCTCGATAGGTGCATCACCGACGCCACAATCGGACGCCAAGCTGCCAAACAGGTCAATGCCATTGTCCCTTGCCAcatacacaaccacacacaatcCAGGGCGATCAGGTTATTTACCTTGAATTTTTCGGACGCCTTTGCCCGGAGCATGCGAAGTGAATCAGCTGCCACGCCGTACTTGCGACTCCGTTCAACATCCGTAATTTTGTAGCCTTGCAGGGGCCCGACTCCGGTGGTTGTCGTTTTCTCCTTCGCCGAGAATAGGTTAAACATTTCCGTTCTGTTTTTCAAGCGTACTACTAACGGTGAATATCTGAAACCGTAACGTTAATGCCGCTTGTGAAACCTGACGCCCGTTTGCCGGATCAAACACCGAACACTGCACGCTTGAGCACTTCGCGTTGTGTTATCCTG
Protein-coding sequences here:
- the LOC128304029 gene encoding uncharacterized protein LOC128304029, translated to MASARAFAIFNENKANENQIAGKNIQSLKGSEPRSSSAVALKDLTNKNKTHRTIVHQDGKGKGSHKQEKKIKSATSSILHTIGLDKEKAAPRKPSRSSYDVFSPQHAEYAWGQAACLPDDLLERMIDCNGVPYEVKRKPLSMVRPDLRDLPDLDVYPPAVHEFMKEQTLKPLDLPDLPLAEIPPFDLIF
- the LOC128304013 gene encoding DNA fragmentation factor subunit beta, whose translation is MFNLFSAKEKTTTTGVGPLQGYKITDVERSRKYGVAADSLRMLRAKASEKFKISECRVYLAQDGVEVTDEEYFRTLPAQVLFIVASKNTIVKTDFELMYNAIKSAHTDLLHAGELAQQFVSNNQPEISKILYNAQRGRDDLIQRSARTEHAEWFVGIDDRAVKTKEEVMKRRGQDRIRGYFYKTKDELTKCSMYRASPMARELIDEMLELFRQLLVGFDYFSCMFDRSCQRRLELKPDNTDEPDAQRIPPKRLKLLVQNSLGPNCRIDPYNVALCSELGDFRCMGVWKDERCRYVSHRINPYASRENLILFQVWNLDHQIEISRTVLPSILDNVERMVSREGGAICKLHRRKGKTLSVITYFLELFTLSNLKLVHIVCHDKTVHELISNGTIICDRCEEYKYIKQFQRNLRSTKDALL